Proteins found in one Synergistaceae bacterium genomic segment:
- a CDS encoding deoxyhypusine synthase family protein gives MRNLFGLSQLEFFRDSLDSRSLETLNKAVEVITKTKQDGGRVMVVTGSGPNIHEGVTTLIAELIRVGIVDAVSTSSAVIAHEMAGALDKVFRVDAKSLGMDLSKMPRGDVYEFTCMTESEINALKREMPLDDDLLTRGQNLPKLNEIIKAAGNMAYPMGLRTERLAHEVLSLARIYGLPFEKVAGWGCDDKTMLGAADKKNVPVLVTIPQLVGGGAVGMSIGDSIPVSERSMRISRMLASCDVIIESAVALTQEIHDGPFECYTGHGIWADYSGQAVYNLREKSLIRIDLDENLRRAVELNKTVQEAIDKGLPKTKAAKIPFRMEMSAFARHEGSLPVIGDIGKVWPLIAYEVAKNLGIELEFLSSSQDTQEGASMREWIVNNVKPLDREKMLRRSESYILR, from the coding sequence ATGCGAAATTTATTCGGGCTTTCACAGCTTGAATTTTTCAGGGACTCTCTTGACTCTCGAAGCCTTGAGACTCTCAATAAAGCCGTTGAGGTAATCACAAAGACAAAGCAAGACGGCGGGCGGGTAATGGTCGTAACAGGAAGCGGGCCCAACATTCACGAGGGAGTAACGACTCTTATTGCTGAATTAATTAGAGTTGGAATCGTTGACGCTGTTTCTACGAGTTCTGCTGTAATTGCTCACGAAATGGCCGGTGCTCTCGATAAAGTTTTCAGGGTTGACGCTAAATCTTTGGGAATGGACTTAAGCAAAATGCCGCGTGGTGATGTCTATGAGTTTACCTGCATGACGGAGAGTGAGATTAACGCATTGAAGCGCGAAATGCCGTTAGACGACGATTTATTGACTCGCGGACAGAATCTCCCGAAATTAAACGAGATAATAAAAGCTGCCGGAAATATGGCCTATCCTATGGGACTAAGGACGGAGAGACTTGCTCATGAAGTATTGAGTCTCGCGCGGATTTACGGCCTCCCGTTTGAAAAAGTTGCGGGCTGGGGCTGTGATGATAAAACGATGTTGGGAGCTGCTGACAAAAAAAATGTTCCCGTTCTTGTTACGATTCCTCAGTTAGTTGGCGGCGGTGCGGTTGGAATGTCGATAGGCGATTCTATTCCTGTTTCAGAAAGATCTATGAGAATTTCGAGAATGCTTGCGTCATGTGATGTGATAATTGAGTCTGCTGTTGCGTTGACTCAGGAGATTCACGACGGCCCATTTGAATGCTACACAGGACACGGAATTTGGGCAGATTATTCCGGGCAGGCTGTATATAATTTGCGCGAAAAAAGTTTAATCAGGATAGATTTAGACGAAAATTTGCGCCGTGCAGTAGAGTTAAATAAAACTGTTCAGGAAGCAATTGACAAGGGACTCCCGAAGACTAAAGCCGCAAAAATACCGTTCAGAATGGAAATGTCAGCTTTTGCACGTCATGAAGGAAGTCTGCCGGTTATAGGCGATATTGGCAAAGTTTGGCCGTTGATTGCTTATGAAGTAGCTAAAAATTTGGGGATTGAGCTTGAATTTCTTTCATCTTCGCAGGACACACAGGAAGGCGCGTCAATGCGTGAATGGATTGTGAATAACGTTAAGCCGCTTGATCGTGAAAAAATGTTGAGACGTTCAGAAAGTTATATTCTGCGATAA